Proteins encoded together in one Lathyrus oleraceus cultivar Zhongwan6 chromosome 5, CAAS_Psat_ZW6_1.0, whole genome shotgun sequence window:
- the LOC127080005 gene encoding uncharacterized protein LOC127080005 yields the protein MLPEDNNFPDLYYEEKKILCQMGLEYVKIHAFPNDYVLYRKEYENFDQCLECSGSRYKLKNNNGDDNDSVSKKRPHAKVLWYLPIISRLKRLFANVNDVKNMRWHAVEGKYDGNIHHEADSLQWKKINSLFSDFGLEPRNLTLGLAADEMKPFGNLSTNHSLWHVRLTIYNLPLWLCMKRKYMMLSVDVDDAYSGEQLKMRAMLFCTINDSLAYGNLAGYSVKEYKVFSICEFDTCFHQLKFGKKTVYLGHQKFLKPNHPYRKTKDNKNSRLDMVKMGIPQQLAPEDRGKRSYLPLICHTLSKKEKKSFCEFLYGIKVPQGYSSNIKKLVSMKHLKLIGLKSHDCHVLMQQLLPVAIRGILPKNIRVTITRLCLFFNSICNKVLDFKKIDELEEEVAIILYQLEMYFPPSFFDIMVHLLVYLV from the exons ATGCTACCAGAAGATAACAATTTTCCGGATCTTTATTATGAGGAAAAAAAGATATTATGTCAAATGGGTTTGGAGTATGTCAAAATACATGCATTCCCTAATGATTACGTATTATACAGGAAAGAGTATGAAAATTTTGATCAATGTCTAGAATGTAGTGGGTCGCGTTACAAGTTGAAAAATAACAATGGTGATGACAATGACAGTGTTAGTAAGAAGCGTCCTCATGCTAAAGTGTTATGGTACTTGCCAATAATTTCAAGGTTAAAGAGACTTTTTGCTAATGTGAATGACGTAAAAAATATGAGATGGCATGCAGTTGAAGGAAAATATGATGGAAACATTCACCATGAAGCTGATTCtttgcaatggaagaaaattAATTCATTATTTTCGGATTTTGGCCTTGAGCCAAGAAACCTTACGCTTGGGCTTGCCGCAGATGAAATGAAACCCTTTGGTAATCTGAGTACTAACCATTCTTTGTGGCATGTTCGTCTCACGATTTATAACCTACCTCTTTGGTTGTGCATGAAGCGCAAGTATATGATGTTAA gtgttgatgttgatgatgcATATTCTGGTGAACAACTTAAGATGCGTGCAATGCTATTTTGCACAATCAACGACTCCCTCGCATATGGTAATTTGGCTGGATATAGTGTCAAAGAATATAAAGTGTTTTCTATATGTGAATTTGATACTTGTTTTCACCAGCTTAAGTTTGGAAAAAAGACCGTTTACCTTGGGCATCAGAAATTTCTAAAACCCAACCATCCTTATC GAAAGACTAAAGATAATAAGAATTCCCGTTTAGATATGGTGAAGATGGGTATACCACAACAGTTGGCTCCAGAAGATAGAGGAAAAAGATCTTATTTGCCTCTGATATGTCACACTCTAtctaaaaaggaaaagaaaagttTTTGTGAGTTTTTGTATGGTATCAAAGTTCCCCAAGGTTATTCTTCAAATATTAAGAAACTTGTATCAATGAAACATCTCAAGTTAATTGGCCtaaaatctcatgattgtcatgtcttgatgcaacaacttctaccAGTGGCTATCCGTGGCATCCTTCCAAAAAATATAAGAGTAACTATAACCAGATTATGCTTATTCTTCAATTCTATATGTAATAAAGTTCTTGATTTCAAAAAAATAGATGAATTAGAAGAAGAGGTTGCAATAATATTGTATCAATTGGAGATGtattttcctccatcattttttgacattatggttcacttacTTGTTTATCTAGTATGA
- the LOC127083515 gene encoding linamarin synthase 2 yields MESATHHTQKAHAVFVPYPAQGHINPLMQLAKLLRCNGFHITFVNTEFNHKRLVKSLGEEFVKGLSDFQFETIPDGLTESDKDATQDIPLLSDAIRTKFYAPFKDLINKLNTSSPHIPVTCIIADGLLGFAGRVAKEMGIQELQFWTASACGFLGYLHYDELVKRGILPFKDENFIVDGTLEESLDWIPGMKDIKLKDLPSFMRVTDLNDIMFDFMGSEAQNCLRSSTIIMNTFEELEGESLNIFRRKNPNIYSIGPLHLLGRNFPEKEHGFKVSGSSLWKSDPKCINWLNKWKSSSVLYVNYGSVTTMTNHHLKEFAWGIANSKVPFLWIMRPDVVMGEETSNLPHEFLDEVKDRGYITSWCFQDQVLAHPSVGVFLTHCGWNSTIESISSGVPTICWPFFAEQQTNCRYLCNIWKTGMEVNNDVKREEITKLVLEMMEGENGKEMKRKGLEWQKKAKKANDFGGSSYNNFHKLITEVLQHNTI; encoded by the exons ATGGAGTCTGCTACTCATCATACCCAAAAGGCTCATGCTGTATTTGTACCATACCCAGCACAGGGCCATATCAATCCCTTAATGCAACTAGCGAAACTCCTTCGTTGCAATGGTTTCCACATAACCTTTGTCAACACTGAGTTTAACCACAAACGTTTGGTTAAATCTCTTGGAGAAGAGTTTGTGAAAGGTCTCTCTGATTTTCAATTTGAAACCATACCGGATGGTTTGACAGAGTCAGATAAAGACGCAACACAAGATATTCCATTGTTGAGTGACGCAATTAGAACAAAATTTTATGCTCCTTTCAAAGATCTTATAAATAAGCTGAACACTTCATCCCCTCATATTCCAGTTACTTGCATAATTGCTGATGGGCTTTTGGGATTTGCTGGAAGAGTGGCTAAGGAAATGGGCATTCAAGAGTTACAGTTTTGGACAGCTTCTGCCTGTGGCTTTCTGGGATATTTGCATTACGATGAACTTGTCAAAAGGGGCATTCTTCCATTCAAAG ATGAAAATTTTATTGTGGATGGTACCTTGGAAGAAAGTTTAGATTGGATCCCAGGAATGAAAGATATTAAATTAAAAGATCTTCCAAGTTTTATGAGAGTCACCGATTTAAATGATATTATGTTTGATTTCATGGGTTCCGAGGCACAAAATTGTTTGAGATCATCAACAATTATAATGAACACATTTGAAGAATTGGAAGGTGAATCCCTTAATATTTTTAggagaaaaaatccaaacatatATAGCATTGGTCCACTTCACTTGCTTGGAAGGAATTTTCCAGAGAAGGAACATGGTTTTAAGGTAAGTGGTTCAAGTTTATGGAAAAGTGATCCAAAATGTATAAATTGGTTGAATAAATGGAAATCTAGCTCAGTCTTATATGTTAATTATGGAAGTGTAACGACTATGACAAATCATCACTTGAAAGAATTTGCTTGGGGAATAGCAAATAGCAAGGTACCATTTTTATGGATAATGAGGCCAGATGTCGTAATGGGTGAAGAAACTTCAAATTTGCCACACGAATTTTTAGATGAAGTTAAGGATAGAGGATACATAACTAGTTGGTGCTTCCAAGACCAAGTTCTTGCTCACCCATCAGTTGGAGTCTTTCTAACTCATTGTGGTTGGAATTCAACGATTGAATCTATTTCTTCAGGCGTTCCTACTATTTGTTGGCCTTTCTTTGCTGAACAACAAACAAACTGTAGATATTTATGCAATATTTGGAAAACAGGAATGGAAGTTAACAATGATGTGAAAAGAGAGGAGATAACAAAACTTGTGCTGGAAATGATGGAAGGAGAAAAtggaaaagaaatgaaaagaaagGGTTTAGAGTGGCAGAAGAAAGCTAAAAAGGCAAATGATTTCGGAGGATCCTCATACAATAATTTTCATAAATTAATTACAGAGGTTCTTCAACACAACACTATTTGA